In Hydrogenovibrio thermophilus, the following are encoded in one genomic region:
- the dtd gene encoding D-aminoacyl-tRNA deacylase — translation MICLLQRVTQAEVRVGGEVIGQISPGLAVLCGFQPHDDTDSLKRMAHKLLHYRVFADDNDKMNLNVQQTQQGEGGDVLLVPQFTLPADTRKGLRPSFHTSAPPAQAEALFEQFVQEITEAYRPPQTGRFGADMQVSLTNDGPVTFWLEN, via the coding sequence ATGATTTGTTTATTGCAACGCGTCACCCAAGCTGAAGTCCGTGTCGGCGGCGAGGTCATTGGGCAGATTTCACCAGGCCTGGCGGTTTTGTGCGGATTCCAGCCGCACGATGACACCGATTCCCTGAAACGCATGGCGCACAAACTGCTGCATTATCGTGTGTTTGCCGACGACAACGACAAGATGAACCTCAATGTGCAGCAAACCCAGCAAGGCGAAGGCGGCGACGTATTACTGGTGCCGCAATTCACGTTACCGGCGGACACCCGTAAAGGCTTACGCCCCAGCTTCCACACGTCGGCCCCGCCAGCGCAGGCCGAAGCGCTGTTTGAGCAATTCGTTCAAGAAATCACCGAAGCTTACCGCCCACCGCAGACCGGCCGCTTCGGCGCCGACATGCAGGTTTCGCTGACCAACGACGGGCCGGTGACCTTCTGGCTGGAGAATTAA
- the moaC gene encoding cyclic pyranopterin monophosphate synthase MoaC encodes MSKELELTHLDAKGQARMVDVSEKDNTAREARAMAVIKMLPETLQMILEGKHKKGDVMATARIAGIMAAKRTPDLIPMCHPLMLTSVKVELIPDEEKSCVEIYATCKLVGQTGVEMEALTAASTAALTLYDMCKAVDKGMVIDQVQLLEKKGGKSGHWKKET; translated from the coding sequence ATGTCGAAAGAACTCGAATTAACGCATTTGGACGCCAAAGGCCAGGCGCGTATGGTGGATGTCAGCGAGAAGGACAATACGGCGCGGGAAGCACGTGCCATGGCGGTCATTAAGATGTTACCGGAAACCTTGCAGATGATTCTGGAAGGCAAGCACAAGAAAGGCGACGTCATGGCCACGGCCCGCATTGCCGGCATTATGGCAGCCAAACGCACGCCGGATTTGATTCCGATGTGCCATCCGTTGATGCTGACCTCGGTAAAGGTGGAACTGATTCCCGACGAAGAGAAGAGTTGCGTGGAAATTTACGCCACGTGCAAGTTGGTCGGTCAGACCGGGGTGGAAATGGAAGCCCTGACCGCGGCTTCGACGGCGGCTTTAACGTTATACGACATGTGTAAAGCCGTCGATAAAGGCATGGTGATCGATCAGGTGCAGTTATTGGAAAAGAAAGGCGGTAAGAGCGGTCATTGGAAAAAAGAAACTTAA
- the moaE gene encoding molybdopterin synthase catalytic subunit MoaE codes for MNDFPFVRIQQEDFDLTEEINTIRAGHKDIGAVVSFTGTVRDINEGDDISVLELEHYPGMTEKALEKIRLEAHERWPLQSSLIIHRIGQMMPCDQIVLVAVTSRHREAAFEAAHFIMDYLKTNAPFWKKETFPNGETRWVDARVSDKEAEQRWLQ; via the coding sequence TTGAACGACTTTCCGTTTGTTCGAATCCAACAAGAGGATTTCGACCTCACCGAAGAGATTAACACCATTCGTGCCGGGCACAAGGACATCGGTGCCGTGGTGTCCTTTACCGGAACGGTTCGTGACATCAATGAAGGCGATGATATTTCCGTTCTGGAGTTGGAACATTATCCGGGCATGACGGAAAAAGCGCTGGAAAAAATTCGTCTGGAAGCGCACGAACGCTGGCCCTTGCAGAGCAGTTTGATCATTCACCGCATCGGTCAGATGATGCCGTGCGATCAGATCGTGCTGGTAGCGGTGACTTCCCGTCATCGAGAAGCCGCTTTCGAGGCGGCACATTTTATTATGGATTACCTCAAAACCAATGCGCCTTTCTGGAAAAAAGAGACGTTCCCGAATGGCGAAACCCGTTGGGTGGATGCACGGGTTTCCGATAAGGAAGCCGAGCAGCGTTGGTTGCAATAA
- a CDS encoding two-component system response regulator has product MVLSDLQTNKQESALILVVEDDDVTRLTLSKVLSKSGFRVIEANNGQDGFSMFIKEAPDLILMDVMMPVMDGYAATEAIRNYEKDRAVPILMLTALDDISSIDQAFDIGATDFITKPINWSLLSQRVKYAIKSSLIEDQLRMSQSQLIYAQKLAKLGYWEWDAASDRVTGSSSAFELFGIPNQADVTLEQFFSNIIPKDLPLIQQAIADATQGYNDIQVSFRVLHHDGSMSHIDCLGEVSFDQDGEILKITGSAQDISRLHKAETLIDYQASHDKLTDLANRSFFSKTLASFIKEANPKKFSATVILDIDRFKKINDNLGQENGDALLRTVAQRLKKVTREDDFVARLGSDEFAILIKNAEDAQELNLSLSRIFHDISKAFTIRNQELFITFSIGVSIIRQDGTKASELIAHANIARSEAKQQGGNQFLFYQTDMNAESKEQLLLENDLRKALDRNEIEVYFQPQVDGQTLKPYGAEALVRWHHPSEGLVSPAVFIPIAENNGMIVEIGQYVLQSAVQEAEKWHADGYEIHIGINLSGRQFSSSNLMKDVQSVLQNSPLPAQYLDLEITESLAMSNADHNISILKGLKAMGVTLSIDDFGTGYSSLAYLHSFPIDAIKIDRSFIKNLETQEGQAIVRTVLAMAESLKLKVVAEGIEDEFHVSFLQNKNCDVFQGFKFGKPMPADEFQQYLKSHNTP; this is encoded by the coding sequence ATGGTGCTCTCGGACCTACAAACGAACAAACAGGAATCGGCCCTTATTCTGGTGGTCGAGGACGATGATGTCACCCGCCTGACCTTAAGCAAGGTGCTGTCGAAATCCGGTTTTCGCGTGATTGAAGCCAACAACGGTCAAGACGGTTTTTCAATGTTCATCAAAGAAGCGCCAGACCTGATTCTGATGGACGTGATGATGCCGGTCATGGACGGCTATGCCGCCACCGAAGCGATTCGTAACTACGAAAAAGACCGCGCCGTGCCGATTCTGATGTTGACCGCGCTGGACGACATCAGCTCCATCGACCAGGCCTTCGACATCGGCGCCACCGACTTTATCACCAAACCCATCAACTGGTCGTTGCTGAGCCAGCGCGTGAAATACGCCATCAAATCGTCGTTGATTGAAGACCAGCTTCGCATGAGCCAGTCGCAATTGATTTACGCCCAAAAGCTCGCCAAACTGGGGTATTGGGAATGGGATGCCGCCTCGGACCGTGTCACCGGCTCCAGTTCGGCGTTTGAATTATTCGGCATCCCGAATCAAGCCGATGTCACACTGGAACAGTTTTTCTCCAACATCATCCCCAAAGACCTGCCGTTGATTCAACAGGCGATTGCCGATGCCACCCAAGGCTACAACGACATTCAAGTCAGCTTCCGGGTGTTGCATCACGACGGCTCCATGTCGCACATCGACTGTCTGGGCGAGGTCAGCTTCGACCAGGACGGCGAGATATTGAAAATCACCGGTTCGGCGCAGGACATCAGTCGCCTACACAAAGCCGAAACCCTGATCGATTACCAGGCCAGTCACGATAAATTGACCGATTTGGCGAACCGTTCCTTTTTCAGCAAGACACTGGCGAGCTTCATCAAGGAAGCCAATCCGAAAAAATTCAGCGCCACCGTCATCCTCGACATCGACCGCTTCAAGAAAATCAACGACAACCTCGGTCAGGAAAACGGCGATGCTTTACTTCGCACCGTGGCGCAACGCTTGAAAAAAGTCACGCGTGAAGACGACTTCGTCGCCCGACTGGGCAGTGACGAATTCGCCATTTTGATTAAAAATGCCGAGGACGCACAAGAACTGAATTTATCCTTGAGCCGAATTTTTCACGACATTTCCAAAGCCTTCACCATCCGCAATCAAGAGCTGTTCATCACCTTCTCCATCGGGGTGAGTATCATCCGTCAGGACGGCACCAAAGCCAGCGAACTGATCGCCCATGCCAACATCGCCCGCAGCGAAGCCAAGCAGCAAGGCGGTAACCAATTCCTGTTCTACCAAACCGATATGAATGCGGAATCCAAAGAACAGTTGTTGCTGGAAAACGATTTGCGCAAAGCCTTGGATCGCAATGAAATCGAAGTCTATTTCCAACCGCAAGTGGACGGCCAGACCCTGAAACCTTACGGGGCCGAAGCCCTGGTGCGCTGGCACCATCCGTCCGAAGGCCTGGTGTCACCCGCGGTCTTTATCCCTATCGCGGAAAACAACGGGATGATTGTCGAAATCGGTCAATACGTTCTGCAAAGCGCCGTGCAGGAAGCGGAAAAATGGCATGCCGACGGCTATGAGATTCACATCGGCATCAACCTGTCCGGCCGGCAGTTCTCCAGTTCCAACCTGATGAAAGACGTTCAAAGCGTCTTGCAAAACTCCCCGTTACCGGCGCAGTATCTGGATTTGGAAATCACCGAAAGTCTAGCCATGAGCAACGCCGACCATAACATCAGCATTCTCAAAGGCTTGAAAGCCATGGGGGTTACACTGTCCATCGACGACTTCGGTACCGGGTATTCCTCTCTGGCGTATCTGCACAGCTTTCCGATCGACGCCATAAAAATCGACCGCTCCTTTATCAAAAACCTGGAAACCCAGGAAGGTCAGGCCATTGTCCGAACCGTTTTGGCAATGGCGGAAAGCTTGAAGTTGAAAGTGGTGGCCGAAGGGATTGAAGACGAATTCCATGTTTCCTTCTTACAGAACAAAAACTGTGACGTTTTCCAGGGCTTTAAGTTCGGCAAGCCCATGCCGGCGGACGAGTTTCAACAATATCTTAAAAGTCACAACACCCCTTAA
- a CDS encoding molybdopterin molybdotransferase MoeA, whose amino-acid sequence MKTFDEALSYLVSQAKKTRQTETVAIAEAMGRVLAEPVVSSVMVPPHDNSEMDGYAIDRMDLTHEDTFRVSQRIPAGATPEPLEVGTVARIFTGAPIPKGANAVIMQEETEMVGDKVRITAKSTRPGQSIRKTGEDIEAGTAILEKGHRLRSQDLGLIASIGIDEVTVYRPLKIATFTTGDELLEPGETPQPGKIFNANRYVLAGALPKLGFELIDLGHVKDTLEETIDVMKQAAELADVVMTTGGVSVGEEDHIKPAIESLGSLEMWKVKMKPGKPLAFGQIQGTPFIGLPGNPVSAFATFNLFARPYLMQMQGVKNICITPIWLEADFDWPNANFRREFARARITVPEGEQKTVAQVYPKQGSGVLTSTVWAEGFVVIPEDQTVSKGDRVKFYPFAEMV is encoded by the coding sequence ATGAAGACATTTGATGAAGCGCTGTCGTATCTTGTCAGCCAAGCCAAGAAAACCCGTCAAACCGAAACCGTAGCCATTGCCGAGGCCATGGGGCGCGTGCTGGCCGAGCCAGTGGTTTCCAGTGTCATGGTTCCGCCACACGATAACAGTGAAATGGACGGTTATGCCATTGACCGTATGGACTTGACTCACGAAGACACTTTCCGAGTCAGTCAGCGCATTCCGGCCGGCGCCACGCCGGAACCGCTGGAAGTCGGCACGGTCGCGCGCATCTTTACCGGCGCACCGATTCCAAAAGGCGCCAATGCCGTCATCATGCAAGAAGAGACGGAGATGGTTGGTGACAAGGTACGGATTACCGCCAAATCCACCAGGCCTGGTCAAAGTATCCGTAAAACCGGTGAGGACATTGAAGCCGGTACCGCGATTTTGGAAAAAGGTCATCGTTTGCGCTCGCAGGATTTAGGATTGATTGCCTCCATCGGCATTGACGAAGTCACCGTGTACCGACCGCTTAAAATCGCCACCTTCACGACGGGTGACGAACTGTTGGAACCGGGCGAAACACCGCAACCGGGCAAAATTTTCAATGCCAACCGCTATGTGTTGGCGGGTGCCTTGCCGAAACTGGGCTTTGAGCTGATTGATCTTGGACACGTCAAAGACACCCTGGAAGAAACCATTGACGTCATGAAGCAAGCGGCGGAGCTAGCCGATGTGGTGATGACAACCGGCGGCGTCTCCGTTGGGGAAGAAGACCATATCAAACCGGCAATCGAGTCGCTGGGCTCGCTGGAAATGTGGAAAGTGAAAATGAAGCCTGGGAAACCCTTAGCGTTTGGTCAGATTCAAGGCACGCCGTTTATCGGTTTGCCGGGGAATCCGGTGTCGGCCTTTGCCACCTTTAACCTGTTTGCACGGCCGTATTTGATGCAGATGCAGGGTGTAAAAAACATTTGTATCACGCCGATTTGGTTGGAAGCCGATTTCGATTGGCCGAACGCCAATTTCCGCCGTGAGTTTGCTCGTGCCCGGATTACGGTTCCGGAAGGCGAACAGAAAACCGTGGCGCAGGTTTATCCGAAACAAGGTTCCGGTGTATTGACCTCAACGGTCTGGGCGGAAGGCTTTGTGGTGATTCCCGAAGATCAAACGGTCTCCAAAGGCGATCGAGTCAAATTCTATCCGTTCGCGGAAATGGTTTAA
- the moaD gene encoding molybdopterin converting factor subunit 1, which translates to MLEILYFASFRETLGKSQEQLPLESYKTVDCVLNALAERGEIWQQALKDNLNLQIAVNHDVADRKTELKPGDEVAFFPPVTGG; encoded by the coding sequence ATGTTAGAGATTTTGTACTTCGCCAGCTTTCGCGAAACGCTTGGTAAAAGTCAGGAACAGCTACCGTTGGAGTCTTATAAGACGGTGGATTGCGTGTTGAATGCACTGGCGGAACGCGGTGAAATTTGGCAACAGGCGTTGAAGGATAACCTTAACCTGCAAATTGCGGTCAATCATGATGTCGCCGACCGTAAAACCGAGTTGAAACCTGGTGACGAAGTGGCGTTTTTCCCACCGGTGACGGGAGGCTGA
- the soxC gene encoding sulfite dehydrogenase — translation MTDKIVEKVAVQSDDSRNQGRRAFLKGSAAVAGGVLFTKAASAAEAGKYDPAKAVAPYAGKEEITQVLEDGPARKSLGFGVRKYPYGMPSPYEKEVQRRTLEWLTPDSMASITMTPLQSLNGIITPNGLHFERFHGGVPTIDPANHRLVIHGLVERPLIFTVDDLKRFPSISRIHFIECPANGAMEWKGVQLNSVQWTHGMMSCVEYTGVRLSDLLKEAGIKPEGKWLIPEGADAAGLTRSIPIDLAMDDCFVAYAQNGEALRREQGYPIRLVVPGCEANMWVKYLRRIQVHDVPAQHREETSKYTELMPDGTAQRFSWYMEANSVITYPSPDFKMQGPGKYFVRGLAWSGRGKVSHVDVSFDGGKNWKEAHFTSPVLDKAWTRFEVEWDWDGSEAFMMSRVTDETGYVQPPMPQMRKLEGTNNVYHRTAMVTWRIHAWDNGKNGGMIENVQY, via the coding sequence ATGACAGATAAAATCGTTGAAAAGGTTGCAGTTCAGTCTGATGATAGCCGCAACCAAGGCCGTCGTGCCTTCCTAAAGGGAAGTGCGGCTGTTGCAGGGGGCGTTCTGTTTACGAAAGCCGCTTCTGCAGCTGAGGCTGGTAAATATGATCCTGCGAAAGCGGTTGCGCCTTACGCTGGAAAAGAAGAAATTACACAGGTGCTTGAAGATGGCCCGGCCCGTAAGTCTCTAGGGTTTGGTGTTCGTAAGTACCCATACGGGATGCCTTCTCCATACGAGAAAGAAGTTCAGCGTCGTACATTGGAATGGTTGACGCCGGATTCCATGGCTTCCATCACGATGACTCCGCTACAGAGCTTGAACGGTATCATCACGCCTAACGGTCTTCACTTTGAACGTTTCCACGGTGGTGTACCGACCATCGATCCAGCTAACCACCGTTTGGTTATCCACGGTTTGGTTGAGCGCCCATTGATCTTCACGGTTGATGACTTGAAGCGTTTCCCATCCATTTCCCGTATTCACTTCATCGAATGTCCTGCGAACGGCGCGATGGAATGGAAAGGGGTTCAGTTGAACTCGGTTCAATGGACACACGGTATGATGTCTTGTGTGGAATACACAGGTGTTCGTCTGTCTGACCTGTTGAAAGAAGCCGGTATCAAGCCAGAAGGTAAGTGGTTGATTCCTGAAGGGGCTGACGCCGCTGGTTTGACTCGTTCGATTCCAATCGATTTGGCGATGGATGACTGTTTCGTAGCTTACGCTCAGAACGGTGAAGCGCTACGTCGTGAACAAGGTTACCCAATCCGTTTGGTTGTGCCTGGTTGTGAAGCGAACATGTGGGTTAAATACCTACGTCGTATCCAAGTACATGATGTACCAGCTCAACACCGTGAAGAAACCTCTAAATACACTGAATTGATGCCGGATGGTACCGCTCAGCGTTTCTCTTGGTACATGGAAGCCAACTCGGTTATCACTTACCCATCACCTGACTTCAAGATGCAAGGACCTGGTAAATACTTCGTCCGTGGTCTGGCTTGGTCTGGTCGCGGTAAAGTTTCCCACGTTGACGTTTCGTTCGACGGCGGTAAAAACTGGAAAGAAGCACACTTCACTTCACCGGTTCTGGACAAAGCTTGGACTCGTTTCGAAGTTGAGTGGGACTGGGATGGTTCTGAAGCCTTTATGATGAGCCGTGTAACCGATGAAACCGGTTACGTTCAGCCACCTATGCCTCAAATGCGTAAATTGGAAGGTACGAACAACGTTTACCACCGTACAGCGATGGTTACTTGGCGTATTCACGCTTGGGATAACGGCAAAAACGGAGGTATGATTGAAAATGTTCAGTACTAA
- the aroE gene encoding shikimate dehydrogenase produces MTDYYAVVGDPIAHSKSPLIHRLFAEQTHQDLVYEAIRVDTEDTTFQWAMADLKTQGYKGLNITVPYKLDAFEYADELTERAQVAHAVNTFQFQDGKTLGDNTDGVGLVMDIEINATCPFEGKQVLILGAGGAVQGILQPILEKRPGLVHIANRTAKRAEVLGQRFDTDIPITASGWEDIPCPPGGYDIIINGTSASLEGKLPPVNGDVVGADSLVYDMMYGTEPTVFMDWAKDLQPECRTRDGLGMLVGQAAEAFYLWRGVRPETASVINEVRRLMNA; encoded by the coding sequence ATGACCGATTATTACGCCGTGGTGGGCGACCCCATCGCCCACTCCAAATCCCCATTAATTCACCGGCTGTTTGCCGAGCAAACCCATCAAGACTTGGTGTACGAAGCCATTCGCGTCGATACCGAAGACACCACTTTTCAGTGGGCCATGGCAGATCTGAAAACACAAGGCTATAAAGGCCTCAACATTACCGTGCCCTATAAACTGGATGCTTTCGAATACGCCGATGAACTGACGGAACGCGCGCAGGTGGCCCATGCGGTCAACACCTTTCAATTTCAAGACGGGAAAACCCTCGGCGACAACACCGACGGCGTCGGCTTGGTGATGGACATTGAAATCAATGCCACCTGCCCGTTTGAAGGCAAGCAGGTTTTGATTCTCGGGGCCGGCGGCGCCGTGCAAGGCATACTGCAACCCATTCTGGAAAAACGGCCAGGCCTGGTGCATATTGCCAATCGCACCGCCAAGCGAGCCGAAGTTCTGGGACAGCGCTTCGATACCGACATTCCCATCACCGCCAGCGGCTGGGAAGACATTCCTTGCCCACCCGGCGGTTACGACATCATTATCAACGGCACCTCGGCCAGTTTGGAAGGCAAGTTGCCGCCGGTAAACGGAGACGTCGTTGGGGCAGACAGCTTGGTGTACGACATGATGTACGGCACGGAACCGACTGTGTTTATGGATTGGGCGAAAGACTTGCAACCGGAATGCAGGACACGAGACGGACTGGGCATGCTGGTCGGCCAGGCGGCCGAAGCGTTTTATCTATGGCGCGGCGTCCGCCCGGAAACCGCCAGCGTCATCAACGAAGTGCGGCGTTTAATGAACGCTTAA
- the moaA gene encoding GTP 3',8-cyclase MoaA: MALIDPFNRKIEYLRVSVTDKCNYRCGYCMPEQGAHPEGRHTEYLDFDELARIIKAFVELGVTKVRLTGGEPLVRKGLADFVSDISPYEGLKEIALSTNAHHLAKHAVALKEAGVTRANISIDSLKPDLFHQITRGGDLQKVLAGVDAGLEAGLNPIKFNMVVMKGTNDGEIESMVDYGIEKGVEVRFIETMPIGEAGISLMDQHYPMDKIMARIKAHVGTDLIPSTGKSHDGPSKNFWIKGTDTRVGVISAVSQHFCESCNRVRLTARGVLALCLGQEDSVDLRTPIRDGISDDELKQLIVKAMEKKPERHFFNENVHNIEFRQMVSLGG, from the coding sequence ATGGCGTTGATTGACCCGTTTAACCGCAAAATCGAATACTTAAGAGTTTCCGTGACCGATAAGTGCAATTATCGGTGCGGTTACTGCATGCCGGAACAGGGTGCGCACCCGGAAGGGCGTCACACCGAATACCTGGATTTCGACGAGCTGGCTCGCATTATCAAAGCCTTTGTTGAATTGGGTGTCACTAAGGTACGCCTGACCGGCGGTGAGCCGTTGGTACGCAAAGGGCTGGCGGATTTCGTTTCCGACATCAGTCCTTATGAGGGTTTGAAAGAGATTGCGCTTTCGACCAACGCACACCATTTGGCCAAGCATGCCGTGGCATTGAAAGAAGCGGGTGTGACACGCGCCAACATTTCCATCGATTCCTTGAAGCCGGATCTCTTTCATCAAATCACCCGAGGCGGAGATTTGCAAAAAGTACTGGCCGGTGTGGATGCTGGGCTGGAAGCCGGGTTGAACCCAATTAAATTCAATATGGTGGTCATGAAAGGCACCAATGACGGTGAAATCGAGTCTATGGTCGATTACGGTATCGAAAAGGGCGTGGAAGTACGCTTTATCGAAACCATGCCGATTGGTGAAGCGGGCATTAGCCTGATGGACCAGCATTATCCGATGGATAAAATCATGGCGCGCATCAAAGCGCATGTCGGCACCGATTTGATTCCGTCCACAGGCAAAAGCCACGACGGCCCCTCCAAAAATTTCTGGATTAAAGGGACCGATACCCGCGTAGGCGTGATTTCGGCGGTCTCCCAGCATTTTTGTGAGTCTTGTAACCGAGTGCGCTTAACGGCGCGTGGCGTACTGGCGCTATGCTTGGGGCAGGAAGATTCGGTCGATTTACGCACACCGATCCGTGACGGCATTTCAGATGACGAACTCAAGCAATTGATTGTTAAAGCCATGGAAAAGAAACCGGAACGTCACTTCTTCAATGAAAACGTTCATAACATCGAATTCAGACAAATGGTCTCGTTAGGCGGCTGA
- the hemB gene encoding porphobilinogen synthase translates to MIERQFPITRMRRMRKDAFSRRLMSENVLTTQDLIYPMFVIEGHNQREPVKSMPDIERLSIDLLILEAQALFELGIPMIALFPVPNPDTKTLEATEAYNPDGLVQRAVRAVKEAVPEMGVMTDVALDPYTTHGQDGIIDEDGYVLNDDTIDVLMKQALSHAEAGADVVAPSDMMDGRIIEIRELLEEHGHIHTRIMAYSAKYASAYYGPFRDAVGSAGNLGKADKKTYQMDPANSDEALHEVAMDINEGADMVMVKPGVPYLDIVYRVKQEFKAPTFVYHVSGEYAMLKAAALNGWINEREVVLETLLSCKRAGADGILTYYAKVAAQWLAEK, encoded by the coding sequence ATGATCGAACGTCAGTTCCCGATCACGCGTATGCGCCGTATGCGTAAAGACGCTTTTTCACGCCGCCTGATGAGTGAAAATGTCCTCACCACTCAGGATCTTATCTATCCGATGTTCGTGATTGAAGGCCATAATCAACGGGAACCGGTCAAATCCATGCCGGATATCGAGCGATTGAGTATAGACCTTTTAATCTTGGAAGCTCAAGCATTATTTGAACTCGGCATTCCGATGATTGCCCTTTTCCCGGTACCGAACCCGGACACCAAAACACTGGAAGCCACCGAAGCTTATAACCCAGATGGTTTGGTGCAACGCGCGGTTCGCGCCGTTAAAGAAGCCGTACCGGAAATGGGCGTCATGACGGACGTCGCGCTGGACCCTTATACCACACATGGCCAAGACGGCATCATCGACGAAGACGGTTACGTATTGAATGACGACACCATCGACGTTTTGATGAAACAGGCGCTTTCCCATGCGGAAGCCGGCGCCGATGTTGTCGCCCCGTCCGACATGATGGACGGCCGTATCATCGAGATTCGCGAACTGCTGGAAGAACACGGGCACATCCACACCCGCATCATGGCCTATTCCGCCAAATACGCGTCGGCTTACTACGGGCCCTTCCGCGATGCTGTCGGCTCGGCGGGCAACCTCGGGAAAGCCGACAAAAAAACCTACCAGATGGATCCGGCCAACAGCGACGAAGCGTTACATGAAGTGGCAATGGACATTAATGAAGGGGCCGACATGGTCATGGTGAAGCCGGGGGTTCCATATTTAGACATCGTTTACCGCGTCAAGCAAGAATTCAAAGCCCCGACATTCGTGTATCACGTCAGCGGCGAATACGCCATGCTGAAAGCCGCCGCATTGAACGGTTGGATCAATGAACGTGAAGTCGTGTTGGAAACCCTGCTGAGCTGCAAGCGCGCCGGTGCCGACGGCATTTTGACCTATTACGCCAAAGTGGCCGCGCAATGGCTGGCGGAAAAATAA
- a CDS encoding Hpt domain-containing protein has translation MSQPVDTDNLEMLKEVIGDDLKDILQSYLDVAPATLSNIKQAIANGDADGLRLHAHTLKGSSANIGATELPPLCLVLEDKGKDGITDGLTADLSAVEAENDKVSAFLQQYLDAF, from the coding sequence ATGTCTCAACCTGTGGATACCGACAATTTGGAAATGCTCAAGGAAGTCATCGGAGATGACTTGAAGGACATTTTGCAAAGCTATCTGGACGTCGCACCCGCCACCCTGTCGAATATCAAACAGGCCATTGCGAACGGCGATGCCGACGGCTTGAGACTGCACGCCCATACTCTCAAGGGCAGTTCCGCGAACATCGGTGCCACCGAACTGCCTCCTTTATGCCTGGTACTGGAAGACAAAGGCAAAGACGGCATCACCGACGGATTGACGGCGGACCTGTCCGCCGTTGAAGCCGAAAACGACAAGGTATCTGCGTTCCTGCAACAGTATCTCGATGCCTTTTAA
- a CDS encoding c-type cytochrome — protein MFSTKKTILAGAVALVAASTAYAMSGNSGSNSGDAGKIDGKYAANYVEIIKENDGKYLDAKVIEAILGKDATYGRAGLEGKLDPNNPYSFEVDDSIDGGNHGNAQCKVPAAFVEVHESVAKNYYDDGSFVAYGFGTPISEAAMSKWNIVVDGDGNGLPDPSVGMTVEEGARVYVQFCAMCHGEFGEGAKGYLPLAVEENLVTSDFRDPAPMKTVGNYWPYAVTFFDYVRRTMPFWTPNAPFIGDAGYMGITGYIMQSNYIPIGIDENGEKIELEDDAFYNADLLMKQNKFMKNQGNFFCDHRPVVHNERCMKDCPDYMVGDGKGNVQNYVQARRLPDGTPQYNVPQRMHEDPPGVGHAGM, from the coding sequence ATGTTCAGTACTAAGAAAACAATCCTAGCCGGTGCGGTTGCATTGGTTGCGGCCAGCACGGCTTATGCAATGAGTGGCAACTCCGGTAGCAACAGCGGTGACGCTGGTAAAATCGACGGTAAATACGCTGCTAACTACGTTGAAATCATCAAAGAAAATGATGGTAAATACCTAGATGCGAAAGTCATCGAAGCGATTTTGGGTAAAGATGCGACTTACGGTCGTGCCGGTTTGGAAGGGAAACTAGACCCGAACAACCCTTACTCGTTTGAAGTTGACGACAGCATCGACGGTGGTAACCACGGTAACGCTCAATGTAAAGTTCCGGCGGCCTTCGTTGAAGTTCACGAAAGTGTTGCGAAAAACTACTATGACGACGGTAGCTTTGTGGCTTATGGATTCGGTACGCCGATTTCCGAAGCGGCTATGTCTAAGTGGAACATCGTTGTAGACGGTGACGGTAACGGCTTGCCGGATCCTTCTGTCGGTATGACAGTTGAAGAAGGTGCGCGTGTTTACGTTCAGTTTTGTGCAATGTGTCACGGTGAATTCGGTGAAGGTGCGAAAGGTTACCTACCGCTAGCGGTAGAGGAAAACCTAGTGACTTCTGACTTCCGTGATCCAGCGCCGATGAAGACTGTTGGTAACTACTGGCCGTATGCGGTAACCTTCTTCGATTATGTTCGTCGTACAATGCCTTTCTGGACGCCAAACGCACCGTTCATCGGTGATGCAGGTTACATGGGTATTACCGGTTACATCATGCAGTCGAACTACATTCCAATCGGTATCGACGAAAACGGTGAAAAAATCGAGCTTGAAGATGATGCTTTCTACAACGCTGATTTGTTGATGAAGCAAAACAAGTTCATGAAGAACCAAGGTAACTTCTTCTGTGACCACCGTCCGGTTGTTCATAACGAACGTTGCATGAAAGACTGTCCTGACTACATGGTTGGTGACGGTAAAGGTAATGTTCAAAACTACGTACAAGCACGTCGCCTACCTGACGGGACGCCTCAGTATAACGTTCCTCAGCGTATGCACGAAGACCCACCAGGTGTTGGTCACGCAGGTATGTAA